Proteins found in one Homalodisca vitripennis isolate AUS2020 chromosome 4, UT_GWSS_2.1, whole genome shotgun sequence genomic segment:
- the LOC124361049 gene encoding piggyBac transposable element-derived protein 3-like: protein MKKTCKRGDFDNYVCEEESVIAVRWNDNSVVTDMSNVTGVHPLHKAKRYSFTEKKKIDISQPDVIHNYNCNMGGVDQLDNNVSNYRIAMRSKKLCMPILLWMLDIAMNNAWRLSRNQGLQLDNLGFRRQVVQGLLQKYGAPPSVPGPFPQRKLRTSVSETSRSDPKIT, encoded by the coding sequence ATGAAAAAGACATGCAAGAGAGGTGACTTTGACAATTACGTGTGTGAAGAAGAAAGCGTAATTGCAGTGCGGTGGAATGACAATTCAGTTGTCACTGACATGTCAAATGTAACTGGGGTTCACCCCCTCCACAAAGCAAAGAGATATTCTTtcacagaaaaaaagaaaattgacaTTTCTCAGCCAGATGTGATACACAATTACAACTGTAACATGGGAGGCGTAGATCAGCTGGACAACAATGTCTCCAACTACCGAATTGCAATGAGGAGTAAAAAATTGTGCATGCCAATTTTACTCTGGATGCTTGACATTGCAATGAACAATGCTTGGAGGTTATCAAGGAATCAGGGCCTCCAGTTGGATAATTTGGGATTCAGAAGACAAGTTGTACAAGGCTTACTTCAAAAATATGGAGCACCTCCTTCTGTTCCTGGACCATTCCCTCAGAGGAAACTTCGAACTTCAGTGAGTGAAACTTCACGTAGTGACCCAAAAATCACTTGA